The proteins below are encoded in one region of Scophthalmus maximus strain ysfricsl-2021 chromosome 4, ASM2237912v1, whole genome shotgun sequence:
- the LOC118302052 gene encoding mortality factor 4-like protein 1 isoform X1: MAPKQDPKPKFQEGERVLCFHGPLLYEAKCVKISIKDKQIKYFIHYSGWNKNWDEWVPESRVLKYVDSNLAKQKELQKANQDHYVEGKMRGLAPSKKIAAVQQKNVDLKVKKAKQKTPGPGEGTSSGEAAQGPRKKRARVDPTVESEEMFTNRVEVKVKIPEELKPWLVDDWDLITRQKQLYHLPAKKNIETVLEDYANYKKSKGNSDNKEYAVNEVVAGIREYFNVMLGTQLLYKFERPQYAEVLAEHPDIPMSQVYGAPHLLRLFVRIGAMLAYTPLDEKSLALLLGYLQDFLKYLVKNFSTLFSASDYEVAPPEYHRKAV; encoded by the exons ATGGCGCCAAAACAGGACCCTAAACCTAAATTTCAAGAAG GTGAAAGAGTCCTGTGCTTTCATGGGCCATTGCTCTACGAGGCAAAG TGTGTGAAGATCAGCATAAAGGATAAGCAGATTAAATACTTCATTCACTACAGCGGATGGAACAAAAA ctGGGATGAATGGGTTCCTGAAAGCAGAGTTCTCAAATATGTGGACAGCAACCTTGCGAAACAAAAAGAGCTTCAAAAGGCCAATCA ggaCCATTATGTCGAGGGAAAGATGAGGGGTTTAGCACCAAGTAAGAAGATTGCTGCTGTGCAGCAGAAAAATGTCGATCT GAAAGTGAAAAAGGCCAAACAGAAGA CCCCAGGGCCGGGTGAAGGTACGAGCAGCGGAGAAGCAGCCCAGGGCCCACGGAAGAAGAGGGCTCGGGTCGATCCCACTGTGGAGAGT gaggaaaTGTTCACCAACCGcgtggaggtgaaggtgaagatcCCCGAGGAGCTGAAGCCCTGGTTGGTGGATGACTGGGACCTCATCACACGACAGAAACAg TTATATCATCTTCCTGCTAAGAAGAACATAGAGACTGTTTTGGAGGACTATGCAAACTACAAGAAATCAAAAGGAAACTCAGACAATAA GGAGTACGCCGTAAACGAAGTGGTGGCAGGGATTCGCGAGTACTTCAACGTGATGCTCGGCACGCAGCTGCTGTACAAGTTCGAGAGGCCGCAGTACGCCGAGGTCCTGGCTGAGCACCCAGACATTCCGATGTCACAGGTTTACGGAGCTCCACACTTGCTGCGCCTATTTG TTCGTATTGGAGCCATGCTGGCCTACACGCCCCTGGACGAGAAGAGTCTGGCTTTGCTGCTCGGTTACCTCCAAGATTTCCTCAA GTACCTGGTGAAGAATTTCTCCACCCTGTTCAGTGCCAGTGACTACGAGGTCGCACCCCCAGAGTACCACCGCAAGGCTGTTTGA
- the LOC118302052 gene encoding mortality factor 4-like protein 1 isoform X2, with product MNGFLKAEFSNMWTATLRNKKSFKRPIKCHRGAEKLENIHRDHYVEGKMRGLAPSKKIAAVQQKNVDLKVKKAKQKTPGPGEGTSSGEAAQGPRKKRARVDPTVESEEMFTNRVEVKVKIPEELKPWLVDDWDLITRQKQLYHLPAKKNIETVLEDYANYKKSKGNSDNKEYAVNEVVAGIREYFNVMLGTQLLYKFERPQYAEVLAEHPDIPMSQVYGAPHLLRLFVRIGAMLAYTPLDEKSLALLLGYLQDFLKYLVKNFSTLFSASDYEVAPPEYHRKAV from the exons ATGAATGGGTTCCTGAAAGCAGAGTTCTCAAATATGTGGACAGCAACCTTGCGAAACAAAAAGAGCTTCAAAAGGCCAATCA aatgtcacagaggagcagagaaactaGAGAATATCCACAG ggaCCATTATGTCGAGGGAAAGATGAGGGGTTTAGCACCAAGTAAGAAGATTGCTGCTGTGCAGCAGAAAAATGTCGATCT GAAAGTGAAAAAGGCCAAACAGAAGA CCCCAGGGCCGGGTGAAGGTACGAGCAGCGGAGAAGCAGCCCAGGGCCCACGGAAGAAGAGGGCTCGGGTCGATCCCACTGTGGAGAGT gaggaaaTGTTCACCAACCGcgtggaggtgaaggtgaagatcCCCGAGGAGCTGAAGCCCTGGTTGGTGGATGACTGGGACCTCATCACACGACAGAAACAg TTATATCATCTTCCTGCTAAGAAGAACATAGAGACTGTTTTGGAGGACTATGCAAACTACAAGAAATCAAAAGGAAACTCAGACAATAA GGAGTACGCCGTAAACGAAGTGGTGGCAGGGATTCGCGAGTACTTCAACGTGATGCTCGGCACGCAGCTGCTGTACAAGTTCGAGAGGCCGCAGTACGCCGAGGTCCTGGCTGAGCACCCAGACATTCCGATGTCACAGGTTTACGGAGCTCCACACTTGCTGCGCCTATTTG TTCGTATTGGAGCCATGCTGGCCTACACGCCCCTGGACGAGAAGAGTCTGGCTTTGCTGCTCGGTTACCTCCAAGATTTCCTCAA GTACCTGGTGAAGAATTTCTCCACCCTGTTCAGTGCCAGTGACTACGAGGTCGCACCCCCAGAGTACCACCGCAAGGCTGTTTGA
- the rxfp3.3a1 gene encoding relaxin-3 receptor 1, producing MDEESESVYLNRSLAEMDRFSNLEDIDVSADGSPALRFLICLVYSVVCAAGLVGNLLVLFFIRVKKERKKSTINFFVLNLAVTDLQFVLTLPFWAVDTALDFSWPFGDAMCKILLSITVMNMYASVFCLTAMSVTRYWSVASALKNRTAQRSFSAKWTCVIIWTLATLATAPTSIFSTVSNVTGEKLCLLRFPGGQYWLAVYHIQKILVGFVLPMSIVSISYIMLLRFIRNRGMKSSNPKRRSQVTKSITIVVLSFFLCWMPNQAVTLWSVLVKLNVANWDRAYYIVHTYVFPLTVCLAHTNSCLNPIIYCLMRKEFRNKLRDLLHRG from the coding sequence ATGGACGAGGAGAGTGAAAGCGTTTATTTGAACAGGTCCCTGGCGGAGATGGACCGCTTCAGCAACCTGGAGGACATCGACGTGTCCGCGGACGGGAGCCCGGCTCTGAGGTTCCTCATCTGCCTCGTGTACTCGGTGGTCTGCGCCGCGGGTCTGGTGGGAAACCTGCTGgtcctcttcttcatcagggtgaaaaaagaaaggaagaagtcCACCATCAACTTCTTCGTGCTCAACTTGGCAGTGACGGACCTGCAGTTCGTGCTCACCCTGCCCTTCTGGGCCGTGGACACCGCGCTGGACTTCAGCTGGCCGTTTGGAGACGCCATGTGCAaaatcctcctctccatcaccgTAATGAATATGTACGCCAGCGTGTTCTGTCTCACGGCCATGAGTGTGACCCGCTACTGGTCCGTCGCCTCTGCTCTGAAGAACAGAACCGCGCAGAGGTCCTTTTCCGCCAAATGGACCTGCGTAATCATTTGGACCCTGGCGACCCTGGCGACTGCGCCGACGTCGATTTTCTCTACCGTCAGCAACGTGACTGGGGAGAAACTGTGTTTGCTGAGGTTCCCCGGTGGACAGTACTGGTTGGCGGTTTATCACATACAGAAAATACTTGTGGGTTTTGTGTTGCCAATGTCCATCGTGTCCATCAGCTACATCATGCTGCTGCGTTTCATCCGCAATCGCGGTATGAAGTCAAGCAACCCCAAACGGAGATCCCAGGTCACAAAGTCGATCACCATCGTCGTGTTGTCCTTCTTTCTGTGCTGGATGCCGAACCAAGCCGTCACCCTGTGGAGTGTGCTGGTCAAGCTGAACGTTGCAAACTGGGACCGCGCGTACTACATAGTCCACACGTACGTGTTCCCGCTGACCGTCTGTCTGGCGCACACCAACAGCTGCCTGAACCCGATTATTTACTGCCTCATGAGGAAGGAGTTCAGGAATAAACTGAGGGATCTGCTACACAGAGGGTAG